Proteins encoded together in one Mycobacterium simiae window:
- a CDS encoding SDR family NAD(P)-dependent oxidoreductase yields MVNELDGKVAIVTGGASGIGRGLVQRFVAERAQVVIADVESDSGTALAASLGDAAVFRQTDVSDPEQVGALVADAVERFGGLHVMVNNAGVSSPLRRLLDDDLADFHRVMGVNVLGVMAGTRDAARHMAGHGGGSIINMTSIGGIQAGGGVMVYRASKAAVIQFTKAAAIELAHHDIRVNAIAPGNIPTPILGKAAAGMDAEQLQRFEARIRETMRDDRPLKREGTPDDIAEAALYFATDRSRYVTGTVLPVDGGTVAGKPIRSAKGDG; encoded by the coding sequence GTGGTCAACGAATTGGATGGCAAGGTCGCCATCGTCACCGGCGGCGCCTCCGGTATCGGTCGCGGTCTCGTCCAGCGGTTCGTCGCCGAGCGCGCACAGGTGGTGATCGCCGACGTCGAGTCCGACTCGGGTACGGCGCTGGCGGCATCGCTCGGCGATGCTGCCGTCTTTCGCCAGACCGACGTGTCCGACCCCGAACAGGTGGGAGCGCTGGTGGCCGACGCCGTCGAAAGGTTCGGCGGCCTGCATGTCATGGTGAACAACGCCGGGGTGTCCAGCCCGCTGCGCAGGCTGCTCGACGACGACCTCGCGGACTTTCATCGAGTGATGGGGGTCAACGTGTTGGGCGTGATGGCCGGTACCCGAGACGCCGCACGGCACATGGCCGGCCACGGCGGGGGATCGATCATCAACATGACCTCGATCGGCGGCATCCAAGCCGGCGGCGGGGTGATGGTCTACCGCGCGTCGAAAGCTGCCGTCATCCAATTCACCAAGGCCGCGGCAATTGAGTTGGCGCATCACGACATTCGAGTCAACGCGATCGCGCCCGGCAACATCCCCACCCCAATTTTGGGGAAGGCAGCGGCCGGGATGGACGCCGAGCAGCTGCAGCGATTCGAGGCTCGGATCCGCGAGACGATGCGCGATGACCGGCCGCTCAAGCGCGAGGGCACGCCCGACGACATCGCCGAGGCGGCACTGTATTTCGCGACTGACCGGTCCCGCTACGTCACCGGCACGGTGCTTCCTGTCGACGGGGGGACGGTGGCGGGCAAACCGATCCGATCCGCCAAGGGCGACGGATGA
- a CDS encoding MDR/zinc-dependent alcohol dehydrogenase-like family protein, producing MNKNVRLQYILTYLTEPDGKLASVRAVTAAAAAGALEVGDPAGLPVIRYLLEQTADAHRVSQQGVVGKIVIDVARLDGA from the coding sequence ATGAATAAAAACGTTCGGCTGCAATACATTCTGACCTACCTGACGGAGCCGGACGGGAAGCTGGCCTCGGTGCGTGCGGTTACTGCGGCGGCCGCGGCCGGTGCGCTGGAGGTCGGTGATCCGGCCGGGTTGCCCGTCATCCGCTATCTCCTCGAGCAGACCGCCGATGCGCACCGCGTCTCGCAGCAGGGCGTGGTGGGCAAGATCGTGATCGACGTGGCGCGGCTGGACGGGGCGTGA
- a CDS encoding TetR/AcrR family transcriptional regulator — MTTAGRAVRTERASSTQEAILVAAERLYAEHGMFAVSNRQVSEAAGQGNNAAVGYHFGTKADLVRAIEEKHRGPVERLREQMLAELLASGRDSEMRGWVACLVRPLTDHLEELGNPTWYARFAAQAMTDPAYYNIIVKGALSSPSLVQVVDGINRCLPNLPVDVRFERNIMARNLLMHTCADRERALAAGAAMVQPSWRAAASGLIDAIVGLWLAPVTPYE, encoded by the coding sequence ATGACCACCGCCGGCCGTGCCGTTCGCACCGAGCGCGCCAGCTCCACCCAGGAGGCGATCCTGGTGGCGGCCGAACGCCTGTACGCCGAGCACGGCATGTTTGCGGTGTCCAACCGGCAGGTCAGCGAGGCAGCCGGGCAGGGCAACAACGCCGCGGTGGGCTACCACTTCGGCACCAAGGCGGACCTGGTGCGCGCCATCGAAGAAAAGCACCGCGGACCCGTCGAGCGGTTGCGGGAGCAGATGTTGGCGGAGCTGCTTGCTTCGGGCCGTGACAGCGAGATGCGCGGCTGGGTGGCCTGCCTGGTGCGCCCATTGACCGATCACCTCGAGGAGCTCGGCAACCCGACCTGGTATGCGCGTTTCGCGGCTCAGGCCATGACGGACCCGGCCTACTACAACATCATCGTCAAGGGCGCACTTAGCTCGCCCTCGCTGGTGCAGGTCGTCGACGGCATCAACCGCTGCCTGCCCAACCTTCCGGTCGACGTGCGCTTCGAGCGAAACATCATGGCCCGCAACCTGTTAATGCACACCTGCGCCGATCGCGAACGTGCGCTCGCCGCGGGTGCAGCAATGGTCCAGCCCTCCTGGCGGGCGGCCGCGTCCGGTCTCATCGACGCGATCGTGGGCCTGTGGCTGGCGCCAGTAACGCCATACGAATGA
- a CDS encoding ferredoxin: MKVIVDQNLCASSGNCVMNAPEVFDQREEDGVVVLLTEQPSAEQTEGVRQAVAACPAHAIDLEE; the protein is encoded by the coding sequence ATGAAAGTGATTGTCGACCAGAACCTTTGCGCATCCTCAGGCAACTGCGTGATGAACGCACCCGAGGTATTCGACCAGCGCGAAGAAGACGGCGTCGTCGTTCTGCTCACCGAGCAGCCGTCGGCCGAACAGACCGAAGGGGTGCGCCAGGCCGTCGCGGCGTGCCCCGCGCACGCCATCGACCTCGAGGAATGA
- a CDS encoding cytochrome P450: MSDAVTSTGISETEPSSEIPDYPMSRNERCPFAPPPDVMALAEERPLSRVRIWDGSTPWLVTGYEEVRELFSDSRVSVDDRVPGFPHWNEGMLSTVHKRPRSVFTSDGEEHTRFRRMLAKPFTFRRVEGLRPTIQRITDEHIDTMLAGPQPADIVASIALPVPSLVISQMLGVPYEDAEMFQQHATMGLARYATGADTAKGAMSLHKYLAQLVEAKMENPSQDAVSDLAERVKAGELSVKEAAQLGTGLLIAGHETTANMIGLGVLALLENPDQLAVVRDAEDPKVLASAVEELLRYLSIIQNGQRRVALDDIHIGGETIRAGEGIIIDLAPANWDADAFPEPDRLYVHRAGADRNVAFGYGRHQCVGQQLARAELQIVFQTLLRRIPTMALAVPIEEIPFKHDRLAYGVYELPVTW; encoded by the coding sequence ATGTCAGACGCGGTGACGAGCACGGGCATCTCCGAGACCGAGCCGAGCTCGGAGATTCCGGACTACCCGATGTCCCGCAACGAGCGCTGCCCGTTCGCCCCACCGCCGGATGTCATGGCCCTGGCCGAAGAGCGGCCACTGTCCCGGGTGCGGATCTGGGACGGCAGCACGCCCTGGCTCGTTACGGGTTACGAGGAAGTGCGCGAACTGTTTTCGGATTCCCGGGTCAGCGTTGACGACCGGGTGCCCGGCTTCCCGCACTGGAACGAAGGCATGCTGTCGACAGTGCACAAACGGCCCAGGTCGGTGTTCACCTCCGACGGCGAGGAGCACACCCGGTTCCGGCGAATGCTGGCCAAACCATTCACATTCCGTCGAGTTGAAGGCCTGCGGCCGACGATTCAGCGGATCACCGACGAACACATCGACACCATGCTGGCCGGTCCACAGCCCGCGGACATCGTTGCCAGCATTGCCCTTCCGGTTCCGTCGCTGGTGATCAGCCAGATGCTCGGGGTGCCCTACGAAGACGCAGAAATGTTCCAGCAGCACGCGACGATGGGGCTAGCGCGCTACGCCACCGGCGCGGACACCGCCAAGGGCGCGATGAGCCTGCACAAATACCTTGCCCAGTTGGTCGAGGCGAAGATGGAAAACCCGTCGCAGGACGCGGTTTCCGATCTCGCCGAACGGGTCAAGGCCGGCGAACTGAGCGTCAAAGAGGCCGCCCAGCTCGGCACCGGGCTGCTGATCGCCGGACACGAGACGACGGCAAACATGATCGGGCTCGGAGTGCTTGCCCTGCTGGAAAATCCCGACCAACTGGCGGTGGTCCGCGACGCCGAGGATCCGAAAGTCCTTGCCAGCGCGGTGGAGGAGTTACTGCGCTACCTGAGCATCATCCAGAACGGTCAGCGCCGCGTCGCGCTCGACGACATCCACATCGGCGGCGAGACCATCCGCGCCGGGGAGGGCATCATCATCGACCTGGCACCGGCCAACTGGGACGCCGACGCCTTCCCCGAACCGGACCGGCTGTATGTGCACCGCGCCGGGGCGGACCGCAACGTCGCCTTCGGCTACGGCCGCCATCAGTGTGTGGGCCAGCAACTGGCGCGCGCGGAGCTGCAGATCGTGTTCCAGACGCTACTGCGCCGCATCCCCACGATGGCGTTGGCCGTGCCGATCGAGGAAATCCCGTTCAAGCACGACCGACTCGCCTACGGCGTCTATGAACTGCCGGTTACGTGGTGA
- a CDS encoding amidohydrolase family protein, protein MVFSADNHISLADDIFYDRFPDDLKDKAPRIWYEDGAYQLGRKGQSFLPGDFSAVLMQYDDLPGAASTNIEARIEELREDGVDKELAFPNAVLALFHYPDKKLRELAFRIYNEYIAELQERSDGHFYGAGLINWWEPEGARRTLSELKSLGIKTFLLPLNPGKDDDGNVIDYGSTAMKPVWDEIEAAGLPVTHHIGETPPKTPCQFNSVVVGMMINVDGFREQFAKYLFTGILDDHPGLRIGWFEGGIAWVPWALQDAEHLVASYQHMFNRSLQHDVRHYWDTHMSASFMVDPLGLQLIDRIGVDKVMWSSDYPHNESTYGYSEKSLKAVVDAVGPTDAVKVVSDNITAFLGL, encoded by the coding sequence GTGGTTTTCTCGGCGGACAACCACATCTCGCTGGCCGACGATATCTTCTACGACCGCTTCCCGGACGACCTGAAGGACAAGGCGCCCCGGATCTGGTATGAGGATGGCGCGTACCAGCTCGGCCGCAAGGGGCAGTCTTTTTTGCCCGGCGACTTCAGTGCCGTGCTGATGCAGTACGACGACCTACCCGGCGCCGCGAGCACCAACATCGAGGCCCGCATCGAGGAACTACGCGAGGACGGTGTCGACAAGGAACTGGCCTTCCCCAACGCGGTGCTGGCGCTGTTTCACTATCCCGATAAGAAGCTGCGCGAATTGGCTTTCCGTATCTACAACGAGTACATCGCCGAGTTGCAAGAGCGATCCGACGGGCACTTCTATGGCGCGGGACTGATCAACTGGTGGGAACCCGAAGGCGCCAGACGCACGCTGTCCGAGCTGAAGTCGTTGGGAATCAAGACGTTTCTGTTGCCCCTGAACCCCGGCAAGGACGACGACGGCAACGTGATCGACTACGGCAGCACTGCGATGAAGCCGGTCTGGGACGAGATCGAAGCCGCCGGACTGCCGGTGACCCACCACATCGGCGAGACCCCACCGAAAACCCCGTGTCAGTTCAACAGCGTGGTGGTCGGCATGATGATCAACGTCGACGGCTTCCGCGAGCAGTTCGCCAAGTACCTCTTCACCGGGATTCTCGACGACCACCCCGGGCTGCGGATCGGCTGGTTCGAAGGTGGGATCGCCTGGGTGCCGTGGGCTCTGCAAGACGCCGAGCACCTGGTCGCCTCCTACCAGCACATGTTCAACCGGTCGCTGCAGCACGACGTGCGTCATTACTGGGACACGCACATGAGTGCGTCATTCATGGTCGACCCGCTGGGTCTGCAGCTGATCGACCGGATCGGCGTGGACAAGGTGATGTGGTCCAGCGACTACCCGCACAACGAAAGCACGTACGGCTACTCCGAAAAGTCGCTGAAGGCCGTCGTTGACGCGGTGGGCCCGACCGATGCGGTGAAGGTCGTCAGCGACAACATCACGGCATTCCTGGGCCTGTAG